A genomic stretch from Coregonus clupeaformis isolate EN_2021a chromosome 23, ASM2061545v1, whole genome shotgun sequence includes:
- the LOC121536474 gene encoding insulin-like growth factor-binding protein 5 codes for MFLSFCLLVTFFLGLTGCFGSYVPCEPCDQKALSMCPPVPVGCQLVKEPGCGCCLTCALSEGQACGVYTGTCTHGLRCLPRNGEEKPLHALLHGRGVCTNEKGYKPLHPPIDHESLEHEDTLTTEITEDQLQPAKVPLLPKQDLINSKKIQAMRKDKDRKRAQAKLRSIGPMDYSPLPIDKHEPEFGPCRRKLDGIIQGMKDTSRVMALSLYLPNCDRKGFFKRKQCKPSRGRKRGICWCVDKYGSQVPGTDYSGGDIQCKDLESSSINE; via the exons ATGTTTCTCAGTTTTTGTCTACTGGTGACATTTTTCTTGGGGCTGACCGGGTGCTTTGGCTCATATGTACCCTGCGAGCCGTGTGACCAGAAGGCGCTCTCTATGTGCCCCCCGGTCCCCGTCGGTTGTCAACTCGTGAAGGAGCCTGGCTGTGGTTGCTGCCTAACCTGTGCCCTATCGGAAGGTCAGGCGTGCGGTGTTTACACCGGAACATGCACCCATGGCTTGCGCTGCTTGCCGCGGAATGGAGAGGAGAAGCCCCTTCACGCGCTCCTCCATGGCAGAGGGGTGTGCACGAACGAGAAAGGATACAAACCCCTCCATCCACCCATAG ATCATGAGTCTCTGGAACACGAGGACACCCTGACCACTGAGATCACGGAGGACCAACTGCAGCCCGCCAAAGTGCCGCTCCTCCCCAAGCAGGACCTCATCAACAGCAAGAAGATCCAGGCAATGCGCAAGGACAAGGACCGCAAGCGGGCACAGGCCAAACTGCGCTCCATTGGCCCCATGGACTACTCCCCACTACCCATTGACAAGCATGAGCCAGAGTTT GGTCCTTGCAGGAGGAAGCTGGATGGGATCATCCAGGGAATGAAGGACACATCCCGTGTCATGGCCCTGTCCCTGTACCTTCCCAACTGTGACAGGAAGGGCTTCTTCAAACGCAAACAG TGCAAGCCCTCTCGCGGCAGGAAGCGGGGCATCTGCTGGTGCGTGGACAAGTACGGCTCGCAGGTACCAGGCACAGACTACAGCGGGGGAGACATCCAGTGCAAGGACCTGGAGAGCAGCAGCATCAACGAGTGA